In Deinococcus sp. Leaf326, a single genomic region encodes these proteins:
- a CDS encoding KGG domain-containing protein: protein MTNGDNDGRGFAGMDPDKQREIASEGGRAAHESGNAHEFSSEEARDAGRKGGEAVSQDREHMADIGRKGGEASGGATATTAETDFG, encoded by the coding sequence ATGACGAACGGCGACAACGACGGACGCGGTTTCGCGGGTATGGACCCGGACAAGCAGCGCGAGATTGCCAGCGAGGGCGGCCGGGCCGCCCACGAGAGCGGCAACGCGCACGAGTTCAGCAGCGAGGAGGCCCGCGACGCCGGCCGTAAAGGCGGCGAGGCGGTGAGCCAGGACCGCGAGCACATGGCCGACATCGGCCGCAAGGGTGGCGAGGCGTCCGGTGGGGCAACCGCGACGACGGCTGAGACGGACTTCGGATGA
- a CDS encoding bifunctional UDP-sugar hydrolase/5'-nucleotidase encodes MNKTFAFLLTLGLLGGASAAPLTVTVLHSDDLHGHLDPVKVGQNMYGGYARQTTLMKKYSAEDVNPLILSGGDTFQGTLFYNVYKGLADVLFMNLMNYQAMAVGNHEFDDGPGALANFIDKARFPVLAANLDVSAEPLLKDRLKPYAVLNVGGQKIGVIGAVTPDLPQISSPGPNVKMLELMDSLKASAEALKAQGIDKVFLVSHLGYTLEQEVAKTVPGIDVIVGGHSHTLLGTFDNKDFPASEGPYPTIVQNPDGNRTLLVAAWEWGKVLGRLKVNFNDAGAVESWEGNPVPVTADIAEDDTARRMVATLSVPIANLRQQVVSTAAAPLNGNREVVRQRESTMANVLADAALEAAANAGAQLAFVNGGGVRAGIDAGPITFEEAITVQPFGNTLTVLTLTGAQIRAALEHGVATWSENKGQFLHVSRGMSYTFDLTRPAGSRVTAVTLDGQPISDTQTYKVATNNFTAGGGDGFTMFKGAPSLSTGTLDVDILVNYLKAHPNINAQPEGRIVVVGAPAR; translated from the coding sequence ATGAACAAAACTTTTGCGTTTCTGCTGACGCTGGGGCTGCTGGGCGGCGCCTCGGCCGCGCCCCTGACCGTGACCGTGCTGCACAGTGACGACCTCCACGGCCACCTCGACCCGGTCAAGGTCGGTCAGAACATGTACGGCGGCTACGCTCGCCAGACCACGTTGATGAAGAAGTACAGCGCCGAGGACGTGAACCCGCTGATCCTCTCGGGCGGCGACACCTTCCAGGGCACGCTGTTCTACAACGTCTACAAGGGTCTGGCCGACGTACTGTTCATGAACCTGATGAACTACCAGGCGATGGCGGTCGGCAACCACGAGTTCGACGACGGCCCCGGCGCGCTGGCGAACTTCATCGACAAGGCCAGGTTCCCGGTGCTGGCGGCCAACCTCGACGTGAGCGCCGAGCCGCTGCTCAAGGACCGCCTCAAGCCCTACGCCGTCCTGAACGTGGGCGGCCAGAAGATCGGCGTGATCGGCGCGGTGACGCCCGACCTGCCCCAGATCAGCAGCCCTGGCCCGAACGTGAAGATGCTCGAACTCATGGACAGCCTGAAGGCGAGCGCCGAGGCCCTCAAGGCCCAGGGCATCGACAAGGTCTTCCTGGTGTCGCACCTGGGCTACACGCTGGAGCAGGAGGTCGCCAAGACCGTCCCCGGTATCGACGTGATCGTGGGTGGGCACTCGCACACCCTGCTGGGCACCTTCGACAATAAGGATTTTCCGGCCAGCGAGGGCCCGTACCCGACCATCGTCCAGAACCCCGACGGCAACCGTACCCTGCTCGTCGCCGCCTGGGAATGGGGCAAGGTACTCGGGCGCCTGAAGGTGAACTTCAACGACGCGGGCGCGGTCGAGAGCTGGGAGGGCAACCCCGTCCCGGTGACGGCCGACATCGCCGAGGACGACACCGCCCGCCGCATGGTGGCGACCCTCAGCGTCCCTATCGCCAATCTGCGCCAGCAGGTCGTGAGCACGGCTGCCGCGCCGCTGAACGGCAACCGCGAGGTGGTGCGCCAGCGCGAGAGCACCATGGCGAACGTCCTGGCCGACGCTGCCCTTGAGGCCGCCGCAAACGCGGGCGCGCAGCTCGCCTTCGTGAACGGTGGGGGCGTGCGAGCCGGCATCGACGCCGGTCCCATCACCTTCGAGGAAGCCATCACCGTGCAGCCCTTCGGCAACACGCTGACGGTCCTGACCCTGACCGGCGCGCAGATCCGGGCCGCGCTGGAACACGGCGTCGCCACCTGGAGCGAGAACAAGGGCCAGTTCCTGCACGTCTCGCGCGGCATGAGCTACACCTTCGACCTCACCCGACCCGCCGGCAGCCGCGTGACGGCCGTGACGCTTGATGGGCAGCCCATAAGCGACACCCAGACCTACAAGGTCGCCACCAACAACTTCACGGCCGGGGGCGGCGACGGCTTCACGATGTTCAAGGGCGCGCCCTCGCTCTCGACCGGCACGCTGGACGTCGACATCCTGGTCAACTACCTCAAGGCCCACCCGAATATCAACGCGCAGCCCGAGGGCCGCATCGTGGTCGTCGGCGCGCCCGCCCGCTGA
- a CDS encoding VOC family protein, whose translation MTLPSLPLPLGGLHHVSVLTADAARNHDFYTRVMGLRLVKKTVNQDSPGMYHLFYADGAGTPGTDLTFFDFPRAAREHRGNDSVTRTTYRVTGAAALEFWTDRFDALGVPHGEVYTRDGRAHLDFEDPDGTRLSLFDDGGEGPRGTPHGDLPAGVQLQGLGYSGYHVGDLAPTRAFLETGLGLREVRRYNLDGHPTTVFALGGGGPHAELHVTEAPGLSHSRPGAGSVHHVALRVQDDRELRHWLLHLAATGYGNSGEVDRHWFHSVYIRDPNGLVIELATDGPGFATDEDLSALGERLSLPPFLESRRATIEAHLRPLHLQEGE comes from the coding sequence GTGACCCTTCCCTCTCTTCCCCTGCCCCTCGGCGGTCTCCACCACGTCAGCGTCCTGACGGCCGACGCCGCGCGCAACCACGACTTCTATACCCGGGTGATGGGGCTGCGGCTGGTCAAGAAAACCGTCAACCAGGACTCGCCTGGCATGTACCACCTGTTCTATGCCGACGGCGCAGGCACCCCCGGCACCGACCTGACCTTCTTCGACTTCCCGCGTGCGGCGCGCGAACACCGGGGCAACGACTCGGTGACACGCACGACCTACCGGGTCACGGGGGCCGCGGCGCTGGAGTTCTGGACAGACCGCTTTGATGCGCTGGGCGTGCCTCACGGCGAGGTCTACACCCGCGACGGCCGTGCACACCTGGATTTTGAGGACCCCGACGGCACCCGGCTGTCCCTGTTCGACGACGGCGGCGAGGGTCCGCGCGGGACACCACACGGCGACCTGCCGGCTGGTGTCCAGCTTCAGGGCCTGGGCTACAGCGGCTATCACGTGGGCGATCTGGCCCCCACCCGCGCCTTTCTGGAGACGGGCCTGGGCCTGCGTGAAGTGCGGCGCTACAACCTGGACGGCCACCCCACCACCGTCTTCGCACTGGGTGGAGGCGGCCCCCACGCCGAGCTGCACGTGACCGAGGCGCCGGGCCTCTCCCACAGCCGCCCCGGCGCGGGGAGCGTGCACCACGTCGCGCTGCGGGTACAGGACGACCGCGAGCTGCGCCACTGGCTGCTGCACCTGGCGGCCACCGGCTACGGCAACAGCGGCGAGGTGGACCGCCACTGGTTCCACTCGGTCTACATCCGCGACCCCAACGGGCTGGTGATCGAGCTGGCCACCGACGGCCCCGGCTTCGCCACCGACGAGGACCTGTCCGCCCTGGGCGAGCGCCTGAGCCTGCCTCCCTTTCTCGAATCCCGCCGCGCCACCATCGAAGCGCACCTGCGTCCCCTGCACCTGCAGGAAGGAGAATGA
- a CDS encoding GntR family transcriptional regulator, with the protein MPQASSAPDRRAPPAPVPAPRRAGAPAAAWHLALDPGSATPVYVQVAAGLRGRIEAGELPGGHALPAERELAAQLGVSRVTVRQALAQLTEAGLLTRRHGSGTFVTARSAQGAPRPLGLLNSFSEDARSRGQTPGARVLAFTRTPPTAHEALTLGLSPSGAVYRVRRLRTANGEPLAVEESTLPAALVGELTDTDVTDASLYALLAARSLRPQRAIRHLRAVNADAEMGALLGLPAGAALLVTERVSWTPGGQPVEYARAWYRGDRYDFVMELTGDAE; encoded by the coding sequence ATGCCTCAAGCCTCCTCTGCGCCGGACCGCCGGGCGCCGCCTGCTCCTGTGCCCGCGCCGCGCAGGGCCGGGGCGCCGGCCGCCGCGTGGCACCTTGCCCTCGACCCCGGCAGCGCCACGCCGGTTTACGTGCAGGTGGCCGCCGGGCTGCGCGGGCGCATCGAGGCGGGCGAGCTGCCCGGTGGCCACGCCCTCCCCGCCGAGCGCGAACTCGCCGCCCAGCTCGGCGTGTCGCGCGTGACCGTTCGGCAGGCGCTGGCACAGCTCACCGAGGCGGGGCTGCTCACGCGGCGCCACGGCAGCGGTACCTTCGTCACGGCGCGGTCCGCTCAGGGAGCGCCGCGCCCGCTGGGCCTGCTCAACTCCTTTTCCGAGGACGCCCGTTCGCGGGGACAGACCCCCGGCGCGCGGGTGCTGGCCTTCACGCGCACGCCCCCTACCGCGCATGAAGCGCTGACGCTGGGGCTGTCGCCCTCGGGGGCCGTGTACCGCGTGCGGCGGCTGCGTACCGCGAACGGTGAACCGCTGGCCGTCGAGGAGAGCACCCTGCCCGCCGCGCTGGTGGGCGAGCTCACGGATACCGACGTGACCGACGCGAGCCTCTATGCCCTACTCGCCGCGCGCAGCCTGCGCCCGCAGCGGGCCATCCGCCACCTGCGCGCCGTGAACGCCGACGCCGAGATGGGCGCGCTGCTGGGGCTGCCCGCCGGCGCGGCGCTTCTCGTCACCGAGCGGGTGTCGTGGACGCCGGGGGGCCAGCCCGTCGAGTACGCCCGCGCGTGGTACCGGGGCGACCGCTACGACTTCGTCATGGAACTGACCGGAGATGCCGAGTGA
- a CDS encoding ABC transporter ATP-binding protein: MNPPASASVPGPSVVRRLYGLLTPYRRTVALGALCLVLSVAAELYPPLVWGRVVDRGLLEGGQVRPDWTYIGGQLAVLVAVFGVQQLLSAVRGQLLERAGQQLTYDLRLRLYHKLAGQSAAYFESQRTGDLLSRVTADVDGIQDVLLRGTDAVLGNALRLVGVVGIFIALQPLLGVVVTLPMLAVALMLRRYNARVRPSYRAARTRLGDLSALITDRLAGVRVVQGFAREAQEEARVSALGRDLYAAGVEAVNIRNRTFPLVRFVSNFGNVLMLGGGVWLITQGQFTLGGLLAYRGYGRYFFGPIDDLVNINDLLQRAEASGRRIFQVLDAPEAVTERPGARALPTPVRGEIAFENVTFGYDPAHPVLRELNLRVAAGERVALLGASGAGKSTLIGLLTRTYDPQEGGVTLDGLDVRDLTLASLRRAAAVMQQDTFLFHDTVLENVRYARPEADAQEVGAALEVAGAAEFVAALPQGLETMVGERGVRLSGGQRQRLAIARVLLAQPAALLLDEPTSAVDAESEALIVAALSRLMRGRTALIVTHRLSLARVADRVAVLEGGRIVEEGPPDVLRARGGRYAALEQAATLEAADD, from the coding sequence GTGAATCCTCCGGCTTCCGCTTCGGTTCCTGGCCCGTCCGTCGTGCGGCGACTGTACGGCCTGCTCACGCCGTACCGCCGCACGGTGGCGCTGGGGGCGCTGTGTCTGGTCCTGAGCGTGGCCGCCGAACTGTACCCGCCGCTGGTGTGGGGCCGCGTGGTAGACCGCGGACTGTTGGAGGGCGGACAGGTGCGGCCCGACTGGACCTACATCGGCGGCCAGCTGGCCGTCCTGGTGGCGGTGTTCGGGGTGCAGCAGCTCCTGAGCGCGGTGCGCGGGCAACTGCTCGAGCGCGCCGGGCAGCAGCTCACCTACGACCTGCGGCTGCGGCTGTACCACAAGCTCGCGGGGCAGTCGGCGGCGTATTTCGAGTCGCAGCGCACGGGCGACCTGCTCTCGCGCGTCACGGCCGACGTGGACGGGATCCAGGACGTACTCCTGCGCGGCACCGACGCCGTGCTGGGCAACGCGCTGCGCCTCGTAGGGGTGGTGGGCATCTTCATCGCGCTGCAACCCCTGCTGGGCGTGGTCGTGACCCTGCCCATGCTGGCCGTGGCCCTCATGCTGCGGCGCTACAACGCCCGGGTCCGCCCCAGCTACCGCGCGGCACGTACCCGTCTGGGCGACCTCTCGGCCCTGATCACCGACCGCCTCGCGGGGGTGCGGGTCGTGCAGGGCTTCGCGCGCGAGGCGCAGGAGGAGGCGCGCGTCTCGGCCCTTGGGCGCGACCTGTACGCAGCGGGCGTGGAGGCCGTGAACATCCGCAACCGGACCTTTCCGCTCGTGCGCTTCGTGTCGAACTTCGGTAATGTCCTCATGCTGGGCGGCGGCGTGTGGCTCATCACGCAGGGGCAGTTCACGCTGGGGGGGCTGCTGGCGTACCGGGGCTACGGCCGGTATTTCTTCGGTCCCATCGACGACCTCGTGAATATCAACGACCTGTTGCAGCGCGCCGAGGCGAGCGGCCGGCGGATTTTCCAGGTGCTCGACGCACCCGAGGCGGTTACCGAGCGGCCCGGCGCCCGCGCTCTGCCCACGCCCGTGCGGGGCGAGATCGCCTTCGAGAACGTGACCTTCGGCTACGATCCGGCCCATCCGGTGCTGCGTGAACTGAATCTGCGGGTGGCGGCGGGCGAGCGGGTGGCGCTGCTGGGGGCGTCTGGGGCGGGCAAGAGTACCCTCATCGGCCTGCTCACGCGAACCTACGATCCGCAGGAGGGCGGCGTCACTCTCGACGGCCTGGACGTGCGTGACCTGACCCTGGCCTCGCTGCGCCGCGCGGCGGCCGTCATGCAGCAGGACACCTTCCTCTTCCACGACACGGTGCTGGAAAACGTGCGCTACGCGCGCCCCGAGGCGGATGCTCAGGAGGTGGGGGCCGCGCTGGAGGTCGCCGGAGCGGCCGAGTTCGTCGCGGCGTTGCCGCAGGGCCTGGAGACGATGGTGGGCGAGCGAGGCGTGCGGCTCTCGGGCGGACAGCGTCAGCGCCTTGCTATCGCGCGGGTGTTGCTGGCCCAGCCCGCCGCGCTGCTCCTCGACGAGCCGACGAGTGCGGTGGACGCCGAATCCGAGGCCCTCATCGTCGCCGCCCTGAGCCGCCTCATGCGCGGGCGCACTGCCCTGATCGTCACACACCGCCTCTCGCTGGCGCGGGTGGCCGACCGGGTGGCCGTGCTGGAAGGTGGCCGCATTGTCGAGGAGGGACCGCCCGACGTGCTGCGCGCCCGGGGGGGCCGTTACGCCGCGCTGGAGCAGGCCGCGACGCTGGAAGCGGCGGACGACTAG
- a CDS encoding ring-cleaving dioxygenase, translated as MTMSDLPSTGLHFPGFHHLTAVSADIRENKRFYTQDLGMRLIKRSVNQDDVSAYHLFYADAVGTPGTDLTFFDWPVERERRGNHAVTRTALRVRDEASLSYWQSRLDDLKITRGELTERAGRATLNFEDPEGQRLSLVADGGAGDEPTPWAQSPVPAEHQIRGLGPITMTVPSLRNTDVVLQKVMNLRPVREYADPESPAHMVHVYEMGAGGPQAELHVAVRPDLAPAQSGAGGVHHVAFRTPDDDQYHAWNERLNSFGLRSSGEVDRYYFRSLYFREPNGVLFEIATDGPGFGVDEDMATLGDKVILPPRFESRRAQILAGLKPID; from the coding sequence ATGACCATGAGCGACCTGCCCAGCACCGGACTGCACTTTCCCGGCTTCCATCACCTGACTGCCGTGTCGGCCGATATCCGCGAGAACAAGCGCTTCTATACCCAGGACCTCGGGATGCGCCTCATCAAGCGCAGCGTCAACCAGGACGACGTGAGCGCCTACCACCTGTTCTACGCCGACGCGGTGGGCACGCCCGGCACCGACCTGACCTTCTTCGACTGGCCGGTGGAGCGCGAGCGCCGGGGCAACCACGCGGTGACGCGCACGGCCCTGCGGGTACGCGACGAGGCCAGCCTGAGCTACTGGCAGTCGCGGCTGGACGACCTGAAGATCACGCGCGGCGAGCTGACCGAGCGCGCGGGCCGCGCCACGCTGAACTTCGAGGACCCCGAGGGCCAGCGCCTGAGCCTCGTGGCCGACGGCGGCGCGGGCGACGAGCCGACCCCCTGGGCACAGAGCCCGGTGCCGGCCGAGCACCAGATTCGCGGTCTGGGACCCATTACCATGACGGTGCCCAGCCTGCGCAACACCGACGTCGTGCTGCAAAAGGTCATGAACCTGCGCCCGGTGCGCGAGTACGCCGATCCCGAGAGCCCCGCGCACATGGTCCACGTGTACGAGATGGGCGCGGGTGGCCCGCAGGCCGAGCTACACGTCGCCGTGCGTCCCGACCTGGCCCCGGCGCAGAGCGGAGCAGGAGGCGTGCACCACGTCGCCTTCCGCACGCCGGACGACGACCAGTACCACGCCTGGAACGAGCGCCTGAACAGCTTCGGCCTGCGCAGCAGCGGCGAGGTGGACCGCTACTACTTCCGCAGCCTGTACTTCCGCGAGCCCAACGGCGTGCTGTTCGAGATCGCCACCGATGGCCCCGGCTTCGGAGTGGACGAGGACATGGCCACCCTGGGCGACAAGGTGATCCTGCCCCCCAGGTTCGAGTCCCGCCGCGCACAGATTCTCGCCGGCCTCAAGCCCATCGACTGA
- a CDS encoding anhydro-N-acetylmuramic acid kinase, translated as MTPRRTRPPRILGLMSGTSADGIDAALLELEGWPALGTGLPFRELPPGAPRGRVVAHVFTPFAPELREAVLRAMRADADTADLTQLHWWLGEALADAAAPLAEDADLIASHGQTVQHHPRPNAGRGWARAATLQLGEAAVIAERTGRPVVADFRPADLAAGGVGAPLVPFADWALYAEAKRHRVLLNVGGIANLTSLPGLGAGAVVAFDTGPGNCLMDEVAARVGQACDEGGRLAAAGTPDEATLARWLAHPELRAAPPRATGREVWSLERLGLPEQHGSEAHSGLSVPDLAATATRFTALTVAAALRFVPGTPDEVVVAGGGARNPVLMQELARALAPVPLRTFADLGWAARGLTDATREAAAFAFLGYARAQGWANTLPQTTGARRAVSAGKLTPAPLLAPLLLTGEQP; from the coding sequence GTGACGCCCCGGAGGACGCGCCCGCCGCGTATCCTGGGCCTGATGAGCGGCACGAGCGCCGACGGCATTGACGCCGCGCTGCTGGAGCTGGAGGGCTGGCCGGCACTGGGCACTGGCCTTCCCTTCCGGGAACTGCCCCCTGGCGCGCCGCGCGGGCGGGTGGTCGCGCACGTCTTCACGCCGTTCGCGCCCGAGTTGCGGGAGGCGGTGCTGCGGGCCATGCGCGCTGACGCCGATACCGCCGACCTGACCCAACTTCACTGGTGGCTGGGCGAGGCGCTGGCTGACGCCGCCGCGCCGCTGGCGGAAGACGCCGACCTGATCGCCTCGCACGGCCAGACGGTGCAGCATCACCCCCGGCCCAATGCCGGGCGCGGCTGGGCACGGGCCGCGACCCTGCAACTGGGCGAAGCGGCCGTGATTGCCGAGCGCACCGGACGGCCCGTCGTGGCCGACTTCCGTCCGGCCGATCTGGCGGCGGGAGGCGTGGGCGCGCCGCTGGTGCCCTTCGCCGACTGGGCGCTGTATGCCGAAGCGAAGCGCCACCGCGTGCTGCTGAACGTGGGCGGTATCGCCAACCTGACCAGCCTGCCGGGCCTGGGCGCGGGCGCCGTGGTCGCCTTCGACACCGGCCCTGGCAACTGCCTGATGGACGAAGTCGCCGCGCGTGTGGGCCAGGCCTGCGACGAGGGCGGGCGGCTGGCGGCGGCCGGCACCCCCGACGAGGCCACCCTGGCGCGCTGGCTGGCCCACCCGGAACTCCGTGCCGCGCCCCCACGTGCGACCGGCCGCGAGGTCTGGAGTCTGGAGCGGCTGGGCCTTCCTGAGCAGCACGGATCTGAGGCACACAGCGGCCTGAGCGTGCCCGACCTCGCCGCCACGGCGACCCGCTTCACGGCGCTGACGGTGGCAGCGGCGCTGCGCTTCGTGCCGGGCACGCCAGACGAGGTCGTCGTGGCCGGGGGCGGCGCACGTAACCCGGTGCTGATGCAGGAACTGGCGCGGGCACTAGCCCCCGTGCCGCTGCGCACCTTCGCGGACCTGGGCTGGGCAGCGCGGGGGCTGACCGACGCCACGCGCGAAGCGGCGGCCTTCGCCTTTCTGGGCTACGCCCGTGCCCAGGGCTGGGCCAACACGCTGCCGCAGACGACCGGCGCGCGCCGCGCAGTCAGCGCCGGCAAGCTGACCCCGGCTCCCCTCCTGGCCCCACTTCTACTGACGGGAGAACAGCCATGA
- a CDS encoding DUF99 family protein: MSPSHAPHAIGFDDAPFARTHRGDVAVFGTVYAGHTLHAVVRGRVRRDGRNSTDELTRLAELAGEHLNVVLLQGVALAGFNVVDLARLHRQTGRPVLVVARRLPRLKLIRAALLEHVPGGARKWRLIEQAGPMEACGGVYVQRAGLSLAVAETVLASLTVTGHIPEPLRAAHLIAGGVMRGSSAGQRV; this comes from the coding sequence ATGAGCCCCTCTCACGCGCCCCACGCCATCGGCTTCGACGACGCGCCCTTCGCGCGCACGCACCGGGGCGACGTGGCCGTCTTTGGAACGGTCTACGCCGGCCACACTCTGCACGCCGTGGTCCGTGGGCGGGTACGCCGCGACGGCCGCAACAGCACCGACGAACTGACACGCCTCGCAGAGCTGGCTGGTGAACACCTGAACGTGGTACTGCTCCAGGGAGTCGCGCTGGCGGGCTTCAATGTGGTGGATCTCGCGCGGCTGCACCGGCAGACCGGGCGCCCGGTCCTGGTCGTGGCGCGGCGCCTTCCCCGACTGAAGCTCATCCGCGCCGCGCTGCTGGAACATGTGCCGGGCGGAGCACGCAAGTGGCGCTTGATTGAGCAGGCCGGGCCGATGGAAGCCTGCGGCGGCGTGTACGTGCAGCGGGCAGGCCTCTCTCTGGCGGTGGCCGAGACGGTTCTTGCGTCCCTGACCGTCACTGGGCATATCCCGGAGCCGCTGCGCGCCGCCCACCTCATCGCAGGCGGGGTGATGCGGGGCAGCAGTGCAGGGCAGCGGGTGTAG
- the murQ gene encoding N-acetylmuramic acid 6-phosphate etherase: MTDPRRTEQVHPDHADLDRLSPLELVEVLAADQLAAVLAVQAAAPALARAVTAALPRLARGGRLVYAGAGTSGRLGVLDATELTPTFSWPPERAVPLIAGGEAAIRRAVEGAEDDEEAGARDVRGVGIGPDDVLIAVAASGTTPYALGAVRAARAAGALSIALANNPGTPLLLAADCAVSLDTGPEVISGSTRLKAGTAQKIALNTLSSALMVRLGKVYGNLMVDLRATNAKLEGRAVRLVQHATGAPEAGARAALTAADGQVKTAVVMLRLGLDAGAAQARLDAAGGHARAALGEVEQEEQED; the protein is encoded by the coding sequence ATGACCGACCCTCGCCGCACCGAGCAGGTGCATCCCGACCACGCCGACCTCGACCGCCTGTCGCCGCTAGAACTCGTCGAGGTACTGGCCGCCGACCAGCTCGCCGCCGTTCTCGCCGTGCAGGCGGCGGCCCCGGCGCTGGCCCGCGCGGTCACGGCGGCGCTTCCCCGCCTCGCGCGCGGTGGGCGACTGGTGTATGCCGGAGCCGGCACGAGCGGGCGGCTGGGCGTGCTGGACGCCACCGAACTCACCCCGACCTTCTCCTGGCCTCCCGAGCGCGCCGTCCCGCTGATCGCCGGGGGCGAAGCAGCCATCCGCCGCGCGGTTGAGGGTGCAGAGGACGACGAGGAGGCTGGAGCGCGCGACGTGCGGGGAGTAGGGATCGGCCCAGACGACGTGCTCATCGCGGTCGCGGCCAGCGGCACCACGCCCTACGCGCTGGGGGCCGTGCGCGCCGCCCGCGCGGCCGGAGCGCTGAGCATCGCGCTGGCGAACAACCCCGGCACGCCGCTGCTGCTGGCGGCCGACTGCGCCGTGTCTCTCGACACCGGCCCCGAAGTCATCAGCGGCAGCACGCGCCTCAAGGCCGGCACCGCCCAGAAGATCGCCCTGAACACCCTGTCGAGCGCCCTGATGGTGCGTCTGGGCAAGGTCTACGGCAACCTGATGGTGGACCTGCGCGCCACGAACGCCAAGCTGGAGGGCCGCGCCGTGCGGCTGGTCCAGCACGCGACCGGCGCGCCGGAAGCCGGGGCCCGCGCCGCCCTGACCGCGGCGGACGGTCAGGTCAAGACGGCGGTGGTGATGCTGCGCCTCGGGCTAGATGCGGGGGCGGCGCAGGCGCGGCTGGACGCGGCCGGCGGACACGCGCGGGCGGCGCTGGGAGAAGTGGAGCAGGAAGAGCAGGAGGACTAG
- a CDS encoding GNAT family N-acetyltransferase — MLTLTPTAFDPKTETPERRLAVAEMMCAAFAAAYPADPPLIAGREAHGLIQETPGECSEHVVVWDGSRALAWGMLHYSLNENLHLVHARLIVHPDARRRGLGREVARTLQARTRALGRDLVTFMTAERAPAGEPFARTLGAQATLPMRRSQLVLEDVSAELLRAWTTRPGQEPYALHLWEELPEEYLERLADMVMVMNTAPRGDIEMDDWTVTPEMLRSWEQQIVEAGEKRLTAVIEDTRSGELVGFSDVFWSPERAPLVFQGGTAVRPSARGHGLGKWLKAAVLLRLPEFAPGAQFVRTSNAEENAAMLGINVALGFAPWDSQTEWKLHLT; from the coding sequence ATGCTTACCCTGACCCCCACCGCTTTCGATCCGAAGACCGAGACGCCTGAGCGCCGGCTGGCGGTCGCCGAAATGATGTGCGCGGCCTTTGCCGCCGCCTACCCGGCCGATCCTCCGCTCATCGCCGGGCGCGAAGCCCACGGCCTGATCCAGGAGACCCCCGGCGAATGCAGCGAACACGTCGTCGTGTGGGACGGTTCCCGCGCGCTGGCCTGGGGAATGCTGCACTACAGCCTGAACGAGAACCTGCACCTCGTCCACGCCCGACTGATCGTGCATCCGGACGCCCGGCGGCGTGGCCTGGGCCGCGAGGTCGCCCGGACGCTGCAGGCGCGGACCCGCGCCCTGGGCCGCGACCTCGTCACGTTCATGACGGCCGAGCGCGCGCCGGCCGGAGAGCCCTTCGCCCGGACGCTGGGCGCGCAGGCCACGCTGCCCATGCGCCGCAGCCAGCTCGTGCTGGAGGACGTGTCGGCTGAGTTGCTGCGCGCCTGGACCACGCGTCCCGGGCAGGAGCCCTATGCCCTGCACCTCTGGGAAGAGCTGCCGGAGGAGTACCTGGAGCGCCTGGCGGACATGGTCATGGTCATGAACACGGCCCCGCGCGGCGACATCGAGATGGACGACTGGACGGTGACGCCCGAGATGCTCCGCAGCTGGGAACAGCAGATCGTCGAGGCCGGCGAGAAACGCCTGACCGCCGTGATCGAGGACACCCGCAGCGGCGAACTCGTGGGCTTCAGCGACGTGTTCTGGAGTCCCGAGCGTGCGCCACTGGTCTTTCAGGGGGGCACGGCCGTCCGGCCCTCGGCGCGTGGCCACGGCCTGGGCAAGTGGCTCAAGGCGGCCGTGCTGCTGCGGCTGCCCGAATTTGCGCCGGGAGCGCAGTTCGTACGGACGAGCAACGCCGAGGAGAACGCCGCCATGCTGGGCATCAACGTGGCGCTGGGGTTCGCCCCCTGGGACAGCCAGACCGAGTGGAAATTGCACCTGACGTGA
- a CDS encoding MarR family winged helix-turn-helix transcriptional regulator: MLTLSLTELLAWRGFLHTHDALWKALDAALAEEGLNMAAYELLLTLQEAGAAGLRMTELARRVRFSGGGLTRLADKLQAQGLIERRRCEEDGRGFEAVLTPQGQRQLRRAHVRHLREVRRLFLSRLTPEETATLAALWTRLQEEPVP, translated from the coding sequence GTGCTCACCCTTTCCCTAACAGAATTGTTGGCTTGGCGCGGCTTCCTGCATACGCACGACGCGCTGTGGAAGGCGCTGGACGCGGCACTGGCCGAAGAAGGCCTGAACATGGCCGCCTACGAACTGCTGCTGACGTTGCAGGAAGCGGGCGCGGCCGGCCTGCGCATGACCGAGCTCGCGCGCCGGGTCCGCTTTTCCGGCGGCGGGCTGACACGGCTGGCCGACAAGTTGCAGGCCCAGGGCCTGATCGAGCGCCGGCGCTGCGAGGAGGACGGCCGCGGTTTCGAGGCCGTGCTGACTCCGCAGGGCCAGCGCCAGCTGCGCCGGGCGCATGTGCGCCACCTGCGGGAGGTCCGCCGACTGTTCCTGAGCCGCCTGACCCCCGAGGAGACCGCCACCCTCGCCGCCCTCTGGACCCGACTTCAGGAGGAACCCGTACCGTGA